One stretch of Vulpes lagopus strain Blue_001 chromosome X, ASM1834538v1, whole genome shotgun sequence DNA includes these proteins:
- the PIN4 gene encoding peptidyl-prolyl cis-trans isomerase NIMA-interacting 4 — MPPKGKSGSRKGGKGGAASGSDSSDKKAQGPKGGGNTIKVRHILCEKHGKIMEAMEKLKSGMRFNEVATQYSEDKARQGGDLGWMTRGSMVGPFQEAAFALPVSGPDKPVFTDPPIRTKFGYHIIMVEGRK, encoded by the exons ATGCCGCCCAAGGGAAAGAGCGGTTCCAGGAAAGGGGGGAAAG GGGGAGCCGCCTCCGGGAGTGACAGTTCTGACAAGAAGGCCCAGGGTCCCAAAGGTGGTGGTAATACAATAAAG GTTAGACACATTCTGTGTGAAAAACATGGGAAAATCATGGAAGCCATGGAAAAGTTAAAGTCTGGAATGAGATTCAATGAAGTGGCCACACAGTATAGTGAAGATAAAGCCAGGCAAGGG GGCGACTTGGGTTGGATGACCAGAGGTTCCATGGTGGGACCATTTCAAGAAGCAGCATTTGCCTTGCCTGTAAGTGGGCCAGATAAGCCTGTGTTTACCGACCCTCCAATTAGGACAAAATTTGGATATCATATTATTATGGttgaagggagaaaataa